In the genome of Peromyscus eremicus chromosome 1, PerEre_H2_v1, whole genome shotgun sequence, the window GTTTTGGAGaaagttaaacatttttaaatgtctttcatttatcatggatatattttttcatttcttaatgttacatttacttattttatgtgggtgggtgggcacCTGTGGGCTACCACACtggtgtatggaggtcagagaagagcttgtggaagtcagttctaccttcccaccatgtgggtcctggacaTCCTACTCTGGTTGTCAGACTTGCCTTCTGTTCCTCCCAGCAGCCTTCTCTCTAACGAGGACAGCAGGGACAATGGTACACACCTCACGGCCAGTTGGGAACTGCGTGGGATCTGAAGGGCAGACGTGGCACCGGGCACTTACTCTTACAGCTTTATCCACAGTGTCTTTATCACCCAGATAGCAAGAGTCTCGCCACTCCGTGAAGTCAGGTGGCTTGGTCTTACATTCTTGGCCACTGAAACTCCTTGGATTCTGAGAATTTTTAGCCATTTCTAGGGTAAAGATGTTATCGGGGAAGTTTGCCTTTCTTATCAAGCCCCATTAGTGGCCCTCCCGACCTGATTAGAGCTTAGAGCAGGCCAGAGCTATTTAACAAGCAGTTCTCCACACAGCTGCAAGCCCAGAACGCGCTTCTCCCGAGCACCTCAAGCCAGGGAAGGGATCATGAAGTGGCTTGGGGTTCTCTGGCTTGTGACCCTCTCAGAATGCTTGGTCAAGTAAGTATAGCATGAATGCTATCAGCTGTCTCCCTGGGTTCTTTCTCACCCTTGTAAAAAATGTCTGACCCTCTTATTCCCCTGCCATCCCGggctgaagaaagaaatgaaatcttGGCTTTCATGAAGTCCAGGTGTCCATTCATCAGTGATCGTTTGCCAAGAGCACCAGAAGGGCCCAGAAGTCTTGGGGCAAGTCTTCAGGATCACCCAACTCCAAGAGCACAGGTCACATCGTGGGCTATATGGATGTCACTCCCGGGAGTCGTTCAGTGTACAACTTGTGCGGCTGTAGGGGTGTTTCTTCTACATTGTCTTATAGACCTCTCTCAACATGTGTGTCCGTCTCTACAGATCTTCCCACCTCTGAGAGTCTCTGTCCACAGACCTGTTTCTGTCTTTGGGCTCTCACTCTCAGACCTCATCATTTCCCTGACCGATTCCCTGCTTTAGCTCCCttgattttccatttttctctcatCCCTCACTTCTGATGGAACCGAGATGGGGTACAGAGGGCTGTTTCCCCCTTTGTACAGTGGTgcttgcctgtaatctcagcttctgggaggcagagacaggatgatcAGAAATTTAAAGCCATCCTCGGTTATATAtcaagtttgatgccagcctaggatacataagACCCAGTCTcagagataaaagaaagaaaaaacaaaagggggAAACTACTTCCTAGGCCTAGCTTTGACGGTAGCCAGCACGGTGACCAAAGCTGAGTCACAAGGAAAGGCAGCTGGGCGTCGAATGCCCGGATCTTCCATTCCTCCTCTCAGGCTGCTTCTGGAAAGACAGTACACTGGAAAGAGCGACAGCAACAGCTGTCACTGTTGGGACTGCTAGGTGGCAGGTGCTCCCTAtccatcaccccacccccacagcgtTCAATGCGAGGAGGTTTATCGTCCCATCGTCTCTGCAGAAAGGGAAGTAAAGCTCCGAATGGTCCCATGGCTTGCTCCAGAGCGAACACCAGACCTGGATTGGAAATCAGGCACTCTGTCATGGTCTGCCTGCTGTGTTGTGTGGTCTGTTCCAGTCATGGTCTTCTTTGGAAAACCCACGGTGCAGCTGCCGCGTTGGCGCCCCATGGTGCCTCTCTCTTACTTAGTTTCCTTCCTTCCCAATGCTCACTTAAAGAATCCCTCTGATGAAGATTAAGTCCATGAGAGAAAACCTTCGGGAAAGCCACATGCTGAAGGATTACCTGGAGAAGTACCCTCGTAGCCGGGCTCACGTGCTTCTAGAGCAGCGCCGGAACCCAGCAGTAACTTATGAGCCCATGAGGAACTACCTAGACGTAAGTGTGGCAGGGGTTGGGGCTCCCGAGCGCCCGCCCCCTAGGGCTTCTGCCCAGCACTTGTGGCCCCTCTGGGGGGAACACTGGATTAGGGCTGGGGTTCCTAAAGCCAGAAAGGGTGGGGAATAGGGcctgggatggctcagcagttaagagcacctgctgctcaaGTGTGAGGACTTCAGTTCAAATCCTTAACACTCACGTAAAATACAAGCTAGATGTAGCCACACACACTTCTGACCCCAGGGCTGTGGGAGCAGAAATAGGAGTCACTGGGGTTTGTAGCCTGCCAGTCTGGCTGcacgttcagtgagagatcctgtctcaaaagaatggGGAGAGAGACTGAGCAGGACTCCCAggactcctctggcctctgtgtgcacctgcacatacaccacacactcctacatgaaagaaacaaaattaatggGTGAGGAACAGGGACCTGtatgtctccccacccccattgttCCCCACCCTCTACTCCAAGGAGAACACATTCCTACCCCAGCTGGGGCTGTGCTAGCTGGGTGGACCTAGCAATGACCAGTTACTACCACACAGACATCCTGTTCTATGCTGATGACAAGTCATTGGGTAGCCGGACTTCATTCTTTTTTACTAGGTGAATCCCTGGCCCCAAGCAAGGGTGAGCCATATCACCAGCAAATCCAATTGCAGATCAAGCTCGGTATCTCAGGTAGTCCTACCCCTGCAGACTCAGGTTTCAGCCAATGACCAGTTAGTGAGCTCTGAGATGGGCTGGACACTGGTCAACTAGCAAGATGCTGTCATTTCTGATGAGTGGAGCctaatttctgtctttctttgcgtttttttttttttttttttttcaagacaggtctcactgtgtaactccagctggcctggtacttgctatgcagaccaggctggcctcgaactcatagagcttcacctgcctctgcctcctgagtactgagattaaaggtgtgcgccaccacacctgactaagCTTAGTTTTCTTTTCCAATACTTACAGCCTAGCCAGAGAAATGGACAGAGAACAAATGTCAGCtcggcatggtggtgcatgcctatattcccagcaatcagaaagctgaggcagaagaatcaaaagtttgaggccagcctgagctacatagcaagacctatcatttaaaaagaagagaaggggaggggtggggaggaagggagagagggaaaggcaggGGAGTGTAAACAAATGCCTAATGAAAGAACTGGCTGTGTGGTCTTGATTGTAACTATTTTGAGTTTGGAGAAAGCAAAGAGCCCTGGGGCCTGGAGTGACCCAGGAGGGTAGCCTGGAAGAGGCACTTAGGCTGGATCCTGACAGGTGGAAAGAATTTAAGACCTTTGAGAGAGGATGGAGTGTTCCTAAAAGGAAGCCCTGGTTTGAGCAGAGGCTTGGGCAGTTGTGGGCAGCATCATGAAGTCAGGCACCCCAGAAGCCAGGGGACAGACCAGGCAGCCAGGCCGGCCCTAGCCATGGCCTTTCTCTCCTGCAGCTGGTCTACATTGGCATCATCAGCATCGGCACGCCccctcaggagttcaaggtcgtcTTGGATACTGGTTCTGCCTACCTGTGGGTACCATCCATCTACTGCTCCAGCCCAGCCTGTGGTGAGCATTCCGACCTGCCCTACCCTTCCCTTCATCACCCCTCCTACCCCAGCACACCTGAGGGTCACCTCCTGCCTATCCCTGCAGCTCACCACAAGGTCTTCAACCCTCTGCGATCTTCCACTTTCCTGGTCTCGGGCCGACCTGTGAACGTCGCCTATGGTTCAGGAGAGATGTCGGGATTTCTTGCCTATGACACTGTCAAGGTAacccaggaaccagaggctacCACAGGCCTGGCTCCGGGTGTGAACACTGCTGGCAGGGTCCTCTGGGAGTGCTTTTCTGCTCTAGCTGGCCACCCACCTTGTggggctccccacccccagtagCCCTCCCCCGACGGTGAGTCCTTTGAGCAGCCATAGGTGTCAACGGCTCAGATTTGTAGCTCCTTCCCCAAAGGGGAACACAAGTTGTTTCTACCAGTAGCTcagggaaagaataaaataagccACTTGCATGCCCCACATGGTCCGAGACAATAGGCTGGGCACATTCTTCAAAGTAGCTACATTAATTTTCTCAACAAGCCCAAGGCAGACATTGCTAGGGCTTCATTCCACACGTGAGTGAACAGAGAGAGCCAGTgctttgtccaaggtcacacagctggtagGCCAAAgagctggggtgtgactcagaaTAAGTAGGCAAGTGAGAAGTGCTCTCAGTGGACAGCCCTGTGGTCTGGGCCTCTGGGAACAGCCAAGGGGCCTTGCGCTCccaggcaggagaagcagagcaCAGATTCAGGAGAGCCATGCTCCATCAAAAGGCTCTTACCCTGGGAGGCCTTGAAGGACTTGAGAATTAACAAAATCCctgagtgtgcacatgcatgatcacacacacacacacacacacacacacacacacacacacacacaatttttacaGTCCAAATATTCTTGAGAACCCTGGTGGCttagtcaggcatggtagcatgggcctttaatcccagcactccagaaggcagaagcaggcagagctctgtgaattcatagccagtctggtctacatagcaagctccaaggACAGCTAGGGACATAGAGTGAGCCtcagtcttaaaaacaaaactaatctcAGCCAAACACCTGGATATAGCAGGTTCCTGCCTCCTAAGGGTGCAGAAAAGGTCACCGTGGGCAATGTCCTGAAGGAGATGCCTTGCTTTCCACTCATCTTCAAGTGGGGACCCTCGGGTTACACTCAGCATCTCAGTTTTCCCATTTGGATAAGAGTATAAAATCAGATGACATCGTGGTATGGAGCTTGGTGACAACCCACAGCACCACAGGGGAGCTGGCAGCCCACTCCTGCCTGGGATTCACATCCAAGTGGCCCATGGCATGACCCAGAACTCAGTTATACCTTGTGGGTCAGACCATCTCCCCACCCAAGCTCAGCCATGCGATAGCCCTGGTTTCAGAGCCTTACGTAAGGACACCCTCTTCTCTCACAGATTGGGGACCTCATGGTTGTGGCCCAGGCATTTGGCCTGAGCCTGGAGGAACCAGGCACTTTCATGGAATATGCGGTCTTTGATGGTATCCTGGGGCTGGGCTACCCTGACCTTAGCCTTCAGGGAGTCCTGCCTGTCTTTGACAACATCTGGATGCAAGGCCTCATCCCCCAGAATCTCTTTGCCTTCTACTTGAGCAGGTGAGCCTGTACCAGGTCAGCCCTTCATAGGCTGTCAGTTGCATTAGAAATTGTTGACTCTGAAGGTTCCTTAGACATAGTCTAGTCCAGGTGTCTGCCTGCTATGGTCTGGACACCAAATCTGGCCCATCATCGGCTTCTGTAAATAAGATTTCATTGGATCACCTGTTCCCATCATGCCTGTGGCGGCTTTTGCACAACAGCAGAGGCACTGAGCCATTCCGTAGAGATGAATGTCTGTCTCCCAGAGTGCACAGCCTTCAGTGCTGACAGTCAGACCCTCTGTGGAGAACGTGCTGACCCCTTTAGTCCCGTCTTTTCAGTCAGAGATGAGGGAACTAAGGCTTTGAGAAGGGCTTTGCCCAGGATGGCCCAGTCTGGTGCTGAGAGAAGCGGGTCTCAAGCTCAGCCTTCAGGACTCTTCCCCATGATGGCGGTCAGTCCATCAGCTCTTCAACTACATTGAAGTTCCTGATGGGCCAAAGATCCAGAGGGCAGGCAAGAAGGCAAAGCACAGGTGGCCGGGTCCTGTTGACACTTGTCTCTTCCCCACCAACTGTGGGAGTTGATCCCACATGTTAGAGTGGGAGGcagatgtgtgtctctgtgtgtctattcTATGGCTGTGGGCTCTTCGGAaacctgagctccaggaatcccagCTCTCTAGCGTGACCAAGCATTTCCAGCGTTAAGCAAGCAGTTCAATCTTTCTCTGGCCCTTGGAAACACTTTTCAATCTGGTCCACAATGATTCATTCAACTGCTTCTTATTAAGCAGCTGCTAAGCACTGAGTGCCTCTCTGTACCCAGCTCACACAAGGATACAGAAAAGGGGGAGCAGAAGACAAGAAGGtagcaaacaaaggaaaaagataccTAGGGACTAACTGTGTCTGTGACAGCAATAAATCAGACAGATAGAACCAATCGgcctgaggtgggggtggggctccctGAGAAGAAGCTAGTCCTGACTGAGCTGGAAAGCACACCCCTAGCTGCCCCAGGCCTCAGCATTCTGGAAAATGACTGTCTAGACAGGTGGAAGTCACACTCCTCTGGATGAATTGTCCTTTAACCATAAAGTAGCTCCAGTTTCCAGAGGGGCCCAAGTGCTCCACAGAATGGTGGGGTGTCCAGAGTCCAGCTCTGTAGCCAATTATCCACATTCAGATCTCAGCTTTGCTACTCATGAGCTGCATGAGCTGACCTGGAGCAGGTACTTGGCCCTCCTTGCCTTAACTTCCCTGT includes:
- the LOC131899578 gene encoding pepsin A-5, giving the protein MKWLGVLWLVTLSECLVKIPLMKIKSMRENLRESHMLKDYLEKYPRSRAHVLLEQRRNPAVTYEPMRNYLDLVYIGIISIGTPPQEFKVVLDTGSAYLWVPSIYCSSPACAHHKVFNPLRSSTFLVSGRPVNVAYGSGEMSGFLAYDTVKIGDLMVVAQAFGLSLEEPGTFMEYAVFDGILGLGYPDLSLQGVLPVFDNIWMQGLIPQNLFAFYLSSKDEKGSMLMLGGVDPAYYSGDLHWVPVSKPSYWQLALDSISMNGVVIACEGGCQGIMDTGTSLLTGPQNSILKIQNLIGAKATSDNEYILKCDTINTLPDIVFTISGVTYPVPASAYTRKDHSHNCYSNFEEGINDSSDPEMWVLGDVFLRLYFTVFDRANNRIGLAPAV